In the Maribacter sp. MJ134 genome, one interval contains:
- a CDS encoding sugar phosphate isomerase/epimerase family protein: MKKLVVILVFSFACSTVYGQEIGLQLYSLRNQFKTDVPGTLDLIQSWGITNIEGGDSYGVPLAKFKTMLKDRNLKMRSIQGAYKDLKNDVEKVIKNAKDYDVKYVMCAWIDHDGNTFDFGNAKEATTVFNTAGKRLQEEGITLVYHAHGYEFRNYEEGSLFDYMAKNAKYFGFEMDVYWVQHGGANPMVLLNKYPDKFKLMHLKDMEQGLVGDDSGLSDDDTNVTLGKGQIDMDGLIRKARELGIEYMFIEDESSRVVAQVPQSIAFVKSLKE, translated from the coding sequence ATGAAAAAATTAGTGGTCATATTAGTATTCTCATTTGCTTGTAGTACGGTATACGGGCAAGAAATAGGCTTACAATTATACAGTTTACGTAATCAGTTTAAAACGGACGTCCCCGGAACATTAGACCTTATCCAGTCTTGGGGTATTACCAATATCGAGGGTGGGGATAGTTACGGCGTGCCCTTGGCCAAGTTCAAGACAATGTTGAAGGACAGGAATCTTAAAATGCGCAGCATACAAGGAGCGTATAAAGATTTAAAGAATGATGTTGAAAAGGTAATAAAGAATGCCAAGGACTATGATGTGAAGTACGTGATGTGCGCTTGGATAGATCACGATGGTAATACGTTCGATTTCGGTAATGCTAAAGAAGCTACTACAGTTTTTAATACTGCAGGTAAGCGGTTACAAGAAGAGGGCATTACATTGGTATATCATGCCCATGGTTACGAATTTCGAAATTATGAAGAGGGCTCTTTATTTGACTACATGGCCAAAAATGCGAAATATTTTGGATTTGAAATGGATGTATATTGGGTTCAGCACGGGGGTGCCAACCCAATGGTGCTTTTGAACAAATATCCGGATAAGTTTAAGCTAATGCATTTAAAGGATATGGAGCAAGGTTTGGTTGGTGACGATAGCGGACTATCGGACGATGATACCAATGTAACTTTGGGAAAAGGACAAATTGATATGGATGGTTTAATCCGAAAAGCCAGAGAACTAGGAATTGAGTATATGTTCATTGAAGATGAGTCCTCAAGGGTTGTAGCTCAAGTACCCCAAAGCATAGCCTTCGTTAAGAGTCTAAAGGAATAA